TGCGCGCGGCGGCGATCTTCTTCTTCGCGCGGGTGATGCGGGCGGCCATGGCCGGCTCGCCGACGAGGAAGGCCCGGGCCACCTCGGCGGTGGTCAGGCCGCAGAGCAGCCGCAGGGTGAGCGCGACCTTGGCCTCCTCGGCGAGTGCCGGGTGGCAGCAGGTGAAGATCAGCCGGAGCCGGTCGTCGGGAAGGTCCTCGCCCTCCCCGGCCGGCTCCGGGACGGGTTCGTCCGGCCCGGGGCCGGCGGAGCGGTCGAGCAGGAGCGGCAGCGTCCGGCGCAGGGTGGCGCGGCGGCGCAGCTCGTCCGTGGCCCGGTTGCGGGCGGTCGTGGTGAGCCAGGCGCCGGGGCGCCGCGGGATGCCGCGCTCGCCCCACACCGTCAGTGCCTTGGCGTAGGCGTCCTGCACGCACTCCTCGGCCAGGTCGAGGTCACGGGTGACGCGCGCCGTCGCGGCGAGCACGAAGGCCCACTCGTGCCGGTGCGCGTCCGCGACCGCGGCGGCGACCGCGGGGTCGGTGGCCATCGGCAGCCACCGTCAGTCGAACACCCGGACGGGCCGGACCTCGACGCCGCCGCCGAAGTGGACCGGGACCTGCTTGGCCAGGGCGATGGCCTCGTCCAGGTCCGCGGCCTCGACGAGGTAGTAACCGCCGAGCGCCTCCTTGGTCTCGGCGAACGGCCCGTCCGTGACGGCCAGGCCGCCGGAGCCGTCGGGGCGGACGGAGGTGGCCGTCTCGGTGAAGTGCAGGGCGTTGGCCCCGAGGATGGCCTCCGCGTTGCGCTCCTGGAACGCGAGGTGGTCCTTGAGCGCCGCCTCCCACTCCTGCGCGGAGACGGCGGCCACCCGGGCTTCCTCCCGGTAGACCAGGATCAGGTACTGCGCCATGACGCGATCCCTTCTCGATCGGGCCCGCCGGCCGGGCCCTCCCGTCATGCCGACGGTCGGCGCCCGCCCGGATCGACACCTTTCCCGGGCAATTCTCCGTCCTGGGACGTTTTCCGGCGGTTCCTGTCGATCCGGGGCCCGGTCGTCCGTCGGTCCAGTGAGACCGATTCCGGCACCCGATCCGCAAGGAGCGCATCCCATGCCCCCCGCAGCCACCCCGCACGCCCCCGGGCCCCGTGCACCGGCCGCCGGTCGGCCGCACCAGACGTGGACCCTGGTCCTGGCGTCCCTCGGCCTGTTCATGGTCGCCCTCGACACCCTGGTCGTCACCACCGCACTGCCGGTGCTGCGGGTCGACCTGGGCGCGAAACTCACCGATCTGGAGTGGACGGTCAACGCCTACAACCTGTCCTTCGCCTGCCTGCTGCTGACCGGGGCGGCACTCGGCGACCGGTTCGGCCGGCGGCGGATGTTCGCCGTCGGACTCCTCGGCTTCTCCGCCGCCTCGGCCGCGGCCGCGCTCTCGACGTCCGTCGGCGCGCTGATCGCGGCCCGGGCGGTGCAGGGCGGCTTCGCGGCGATCGTGATGCCGCTGACCCTCACCCTGATCAGCCAGGCCTTCCCCGCCGAGAAGCGCGGGGCGGCGATCGGGCTCTGGGGCGGCATCGCGGGCCTCGCCGTCGCCGCCGGGCCGGTGGTCGGCGGAGCCATCACCGACGGCCTCGACTGGCAGTGGATCTTCTGGCTCAACGTTCCGATCGGGCTCGTGCTGGCCCCGCTCGCGCTGCGCCGACTGACCGAGAGCTTCGGCCCGCGGCCCCGCCTCGACCTCCCCGGACTCGCCCTGGCCGGAGCCGGGTTCCTCGGCCTGACCTGGGGGCTCGTCCGGGCGAACACCGTCGGCTGGGGCAGCGCCGAGGTGGTGCTCTCCCTGCTGGCCGGAGCGGCGCTGGCGGCCTGCTTCCTCGCCTGGCAGCGGCGGACCCGCTACCCGATGCTTCCCCTCGGCCTCTTCCGTCTGCGGGGCTTCGCCACGGCGAACGGCGTCAGCTTCTTCATGTACGCCTCACTGTTCGGCGCGCTCTTCCTGATGTCGCAGTTCCTGCAGGTCGGGCTCGGCAACTCGCCGCTCGCCGCGGGCCTGTGGATCCTGCCGTGGACGGCGACGCCCATGGTGGTCGCCCCCATCGCCGGCGCCCTCTCGGAGCGGTGGGGCAACCGGCCGTTCATGGCCGCCGGCCTGACGCTGCAGGCCGCCGGGCTCGGCTGGGTCGCCGCGATCGCCGACCCCGGCATGGGCTACGCGCAGCTGAGCATCGCCCTCACGGTCGCCGGGGTCGGCACGTCGATGTGCTTCCCGACCGTGGCCAACGCGGTGATGGGCGCCGTCCCGCCGCAGGAGGCCGGGGTCGCCTCGGGGGCGAACAGCGCGATCCGTGAACTCGGCGGAGTCTTCGGCGTGGCCGTGCTCGCGGCCGTGTTCACCGGCCCCGGCGTCTACGGCACGCCCGACGCCTTCGTCGACGCCTTCCGGCCGGCCCTGTGGGTGGGCGCGGCACTCGCCGCCCTAGGCATCGTCTCGGCGCTGCTCGCACCCCGCCGGACGGCCCCGCCGACGGACGCGGGCCCGCAGGCCGCACCACGGCCGGTGCCGGCCGGACGGTCCGCGGTCGCAGCGCGGTCCGACGGGTGACCGAGGACCGGTCCTGCCGGACGCGGCCCGGAGCACGGCTCCCGGGCCGCGTCCGGCTATCCCGCCGATCGGCGGAGGCCCCACCCGCCGAATGGCGGGTGGCAATTCCGGCATCCGCACCGCAATCCGGCGGACGCACCTGAAATGTTTCTCCTTCAACTGCAGAATATGCGAGAAATCCGACCGCCCAGCAGCGGAACCGCGCTGCACCTGAGACGTAACTCACCACCGCATTCCGGTCGGCCGGAAAACCGCTGATTGAGGCTCAGGCAGGGCTCTCACGGCACCCCCGGGGATCTCACATGGTGGAATCCGAAGGCACATGAAGGTGCTAGCCTCTGTTTCATCGAACGGGAGGCCCCGCACTCCTCACTTCGTGTCAACTGCCTGACGATCCGCGCGCATCCGGACCAGCGCGGCCCGACGATCGATCGTTTCCGATCCAGTGGCCGCCGCCGGGTACCGGTGAATTCCGAACTCCGCGGACTGTCGGCCCCCTTCGCGTCCGACCATTCGGGCGAGGTCGCCGTGCCGCGATCTCGCTCCACCCTCGCATGCCTCAAAGCAGGAATCGATGCCCGTTCACCCACCAGCGGAACTCATCCGCTTCGTCCGCCGCAATTCACCCTTCTATGCCGAGCTGTACTCCGGCCTGCCCGACCGGACGGAACGGCTGACCGATCTACCGGCCGTTCCGCAGGCCGCGTTCTGGCTGGCGAACACGCCCCGCGGCAACCGGCTGCTGACCGGCCCGCTGGAGGAGGCCGTGGTCTTCAAGAGCGGCGGCACCACCGGCTCGCCGAAGTTCTCGTACTACAGCCGGGACGAGTGGCGGGAGTTCACCACCTCGTTCGGCGCCGGGCTGGTCGACGCCGGGCTGCGGCCGGGCCACCGGGTCGCCGATCTCTTCTACGCCGGTGACCTGTACGCCAGTTACACCTTCGTCCTCGACGCGCTGCACCGCTCGCCGGTCGCCAACGTCCGGCTCCCGATCGGCGGAGCGGCGCCGCTGGAGTCGACCGCGCGGACCCTGGAGCAGTTCGGCGCCGAGGTGGTGGCGGGCACCCCGACGACGCTGTGCGCGCTGGCCGACCACCTCCTCACCTCCGGCCTCGAACTCCCGCACGTGGAGCTGCTGCTGTTCGGCGGCGAGGGCCTCTACCAGGACCAGCAGCCGCTGTTGGGCAAGGTGTTCCCCAACGCCGGGGTGTCGTCCATCGGTTACGCCGCCGTCGACGCCGGGCTGCTCGGCCGCCCGGTGCCGGGGGCGGACACCCGGGTGCACCGGGTGTTCGCACCGGAGACGGTGGTGGAGATCCTCGACGACCACACCGGCGAGCCGATCACCCGGGAGGGCGTGCCCGGCCGCGTCGTGGTGACCGACCTGCGGCGGCGGCTGATGCCCGTCCTGCGCTACCCCGTCGGCGACCGCGCGGAGTGGACCGACGCCGCCGCCGGGCGGTTCCGCATCCTCGGCCGGGCCGAGGAGGGCGTCCGGGTCGGCCCGGTCTCGCTCTACACCCAGGACGTCCTCGACCTCGTCCGGACCACCGACCCGGGAGGCCGCATCGCCGGCGTGCAGTTGGTGGTGCGCCGCTGGGACGGCCGGGACGGGCTGGTGCTGCGCCTCGCCTACGACGGCAACCCCGCCGGGCTCGCCGAGCTGTCCGCGTCCGTGGTGGCCGCGCTCCACGCGGCCCGTCCGCTGTACCCCGAGGCGGTCACCGCCGGCCACGTCCACCCGCTGTCGGTCGACTGGGTCCGCCACCACGAACTCGCCGTCAACACGCGGACCGGCAAGCTGGTCCGCGTCCTCGACGAACGGCCGCACTCGTGACGGCCACCGGGGCGGCCGCGCGCCGCCTGCCGCTCGTCGTGCGCAACCGTCGCTTCGGCGCCGTCTGGGCCGCGCAGGTGCTCACCCAGGCCGCCGGACGGATGTTCCAGGTCGGCGCGGTGTGGTGGCTGGTGGGCTACGCCGCCGGCGCGGACCGCGGGCTCGCCTCCGGCCTGCTGCTCGCCGTCGGCACGCTGCCCGCGGTGGCGCTGGCGCCGCTGGTGGCGGCGATCGTCGCCCGCTGCCCGCACCGGACGGTGCTCGGCGCCGCGGCCGCCGTCGCGGCCCTGGTCGCTCTCGGCACGGCCGGCTGGACGTACGCCGCGGCGCCGCCGATGGCGGTCGTGTACGGCACCGCCCTGCTGCTGGCGGGCTGCCAGGCGATCTTCGACCCCTGCCTGACCACCTCCGTCCCCGACCTCGTCGAGGACGCCGACATCGAGGCCGCGACCGGGTTCGAACTCGCCACCCAGTCCCTGGCCGGGCTGGCCGGCGGGCTGCTCGGCCCCTTGGTGGTCGACGCGGCGGGCCTGGGCGGCATTGTCGCCGGATGCGCCGGCGCCTACCTGCTGGCGGCCGCGCTGATCGGCGCGACCCGGTTCCCCGCGACGGCCGCCGCCGAAGGCGGTGCGAGCGCCGAACGGCGGCCGCTGCGGCGCATCCTGGCCGGTCTGCCCTTCGTGCGGCGGGTGCTGCTCTGCTTCACCGCGGCGAACCTCTTCACCACCGCCGTGTTCGTGGTGATGCCGCTGTACACCCGGGCGGTGTTGCACGCCGACGGCTCGACCGTCGCCGCCCTGGAGGCGGCCCTCGGGCTCGGCACCCTGGCGGGATCGGCCACCGGCGGCCGCCTCCCGGGCGCTCCGACCGCGGTCGGCGCCGGCTGCCTCGGCCTG
The nucleotide sequence above comes from Streptomyces sp. TLI_235. Encoded proteins:
- a CDS encoding EmrB/QacA subfamily drug resistance transporter, producing MPPAATPHAPGPRAPAAGRPHQTWTLVLASLGLFMVALDTLVVTTALPVLRVDLGAKLTDLEWTVNAYNLSFACLLLTGAALGDRFGRRRMFAVGLLGFSAASAAAALSTSVGALIAARAVQGGFAAIVMPLTLTLISQAFPAEKRGAAIGLWGGIAGLAVAAGPVVGGAITDGLDWQWIFWLNVPIGLVLAPLALRRLTESFGPRPRLDLPGLALAGAGFLGLTWGLVRANTVGWGSAEVVLSLLAGAALAACFLAWQRRTRYPMLPLGLFRLRGFATANGVSFFMYASLFGALFLMSQFLQVGLGNSPLAAGLWILPWTATPMVVAPIAGALSERWGNRPFMAAGLTLQAAGLGWVAAIADPGMGYAQLSIALTVAGVGTSMCFPTVANAVMGAVPPQEAGVASGANSAIRELGGVFGVAVLAAVFTGPGVYGTPDAFVDAFRPALWVGAALAALGIVSALLAPRRTAPPTDAGPQAAPRPVPAGRSAVAARSDG
- a CDS encoding phenylacetate-CoA ligase produces the protein MPVHPPAELIRFVRRNSPFYAELYSGLPDRTERLTDLPAVPQAAFWLANTPRGNRLLTGPLEEAVVFKSGGTTGSPKFSYYSRDEWREFTTSFGAGLVDAGLRPGHRVADLFYAGDLYASYTFVLDALHRSPVANVRLPIGGAAPLESTARTLEQFGAEVVAGTPTTLCALADHLLTSGLELPHVELLLFGGEGLYQDQQPLLGKVFPNAGVSSIGYAAVDAGLLGRPVPGADTRVHRVFAPETVVEILDDHTGEPITREGVPGRVVVTDLRRRLMPVLRYPVGDRAEWTDAAAGRFRILGRAEEGVRVGPVSLYTQDVLDLVRTTDPGGRIAGVQLVVRRWDGRDGLVLRLAYDGNPAGLAELSASVVAALHAARPLYPEAVTAGHVHPLSVDWVRHHELAVNTRTGKLVRVLDERPHS
- a CDS encoding putative MFS family arabinose efflux permease, whose amino-acid sequence is MTATGAAARRLPLVVRNRRFGAVWAAQVLTQAAGRMFQVGAVWWLVGYAAGADRGLASGLLLAVGTLPAVALAPLVAAIVARCPHRTVLGAAAAVAALVALGTAGWTYAAAPPMAVVYGTALLLAGCQAIFDPCLTTSVPDLVEDADIEAATGFELATQSLAGLAGGLLGPLVVDAAGLGGIVAGCAGAYLLAAALIGATRFPATAAAEGGASAERRPLRRILAGLPFVRRVLLCFTAANLFTTAVFVVMPLYTRAVLHADGSTVAALEAALGLGTLAGSATGGRLPGAPTAVGAGCLGLMAAALGLPGLATGRIAALASMAVAGWCVGVIGVRFVALFQRTVPAEDRPGFFAVMQALLGATFPVSSLVFGLLGDHLSPRTLCLVQALGVLPVAAALWWSGRREPAPAHGVPAPQPVGGAR